The genomic DNA GTTTCAATCAATATTCCGGACCAGCTAAGGTTGATTGACTCAGCATAGCCTTGAATCAGGTCTCCAGATAAAGATGTGATGTATATGGGAAAAAAGGTTTCAAGACGATCACCTTTGATTCTGCGATTAAACTCAATTTTAGGTTTTTCCACCATGTCTATAGCATGGTTCAAAGGTTGCTTAGATTTATTCATTTTTCCCACAGTGTCCTTATTTTAGCATTAGATTAATTACAAGCGCAAGCATCAATTTGCTCATGGCCTTATTTGATGGTCATCCCAAAACGATGTGAACGAATAGAAGGCACAGCAATATTGCCCAGATAAAATAAAGGGTTTTTGTTGTCCAAAGATAGCCAGACAAACATTGCCTTGCCACGGATGCTTTTAACTGGAATGGCCTGGTTTTGCCAATAGCGTCCGTCCAAAGAGTTATCGCGGTTATCTCCAATAACAAATACATGGTTGTCAGGAACTTTGTATGGACCAAAATAGTTTTGTTCAGGTATGGTATTAGATCTTTCCATAATAATATGTTCAACACCAAAGAGATCTTCTTTATAAAGGTGGTAATCTGTAGGGTCAGCAATAAAGCGATGGTCATACAAATATTTTTGTGAATCAAACTCAGTTTTTGCGATAGGCTCGCCATTAACATAGAGCTGTTTATCATTGATTTCAATAATATCTCCACCAATACCAACAACACGTTTGATATAATCTACCGTTGGATCATCTGGAAAAGGAAAAACAATAACATCCCCACGCTTGGGTGCCGAGAGTTGAATTAAGTTGTTGTTGGTAAAAGGAACTTTTACAGCATAACTTAATTTGCTAACAAATAAAAAGTCACCAATTTTTAGGCTTGGGATCATAGAGCCGGTTGGAATTCTATAAGGTGAAGCAACGCTGAATCTAAAAACCAAGGCTAAAAATAAAGCAAAGCTCAAGGCACGAAATGAATTTAACATAGACCCCTTTTACCTGTTGTGTTTGGGTTTGGCAACGCTTTGAACAATATAATTTGGGCTGAAATGGGCTTTATCAATA from bacterium includes the following:
- the lepB gene encoding signal peptidase I: MLNSFRALSFALFLALVFRFSVASPYRIPTGSMIPSLKIGDFLFVSKLSYAVKVPFTNNNLIQLSAPKRGDVIVFPFPDDPTVDYIKRVVGIGGDIIEINDKQLYVNGEPIAKTEFDSQKYLYDHRFIADPTDYHLYKEDLFGVEHIIMERSNTIPEQNYFGPYKVPDNHVFVIGDNRDNSLDGRYWQNQAIPVKSIRGKAMFVWLSLDNKNPLFYLGNIAVPSIRSHRFGMTIK